A genomic stretch from Coregonus clupeaformis isolate EN_2021a chromosome 23, ASM2061545v1, whole genome shotgun sequence includes:
- the LOC121536117 gene encoding cell division cycle-associated protein 7-like — MRPSCSKRQRVPQPPSIRMSLRSFRNVPLVPMETSSSSSDDSCDSFGSDGGFANTKSSFREAKKVAERAKVFEASSEEESLTGFENAFSSEMSAMRVDSDSEESVGPRRRGRRSQTLKVAMKFPTRRAIQKTTAAEPPKQPKVSTKQTKKESESDSKEGDNFMDKRALNIRENKAMLAKLMAELNKIPGFPRRTSLPMMNTPRRAPRQSLGASGPHRRNPERTSRPHTRSRTLLDGPPSPPPEEEEDKFSLVRRSRYYEEVDEAKAPRRRSYNGVLSIPHVMRPVEDISQMELDLIANNVGEKVYNSSTGSTCHQCRQKTTDTKTNCRNPECVGVRGQFCGPCLRNRYGEEVRDALLDPVDRSF, encoded by the exons ATGCGTCCTTCTTGCTCTAAG CGCCAGCGGGTCCCCCAGCCTCCTTCCATCAGGATGAGTTTGCGGAGCTTCCGTAACGTACCTCTGGTGCCCATGGAgacatcctcttcctcctcagatgACAGCTGTGATAGTTTTGGCTCAGACGGTGGCTTTGCAAACACA AAAAGTAGCTTCAGAGAAGCTAAGAAGGTGGCGGAGAGAGCCAAGGTGTTTGAGGCCAGCTCGGAGGAAGAGTCTCTCACTGGGTTCGAGAATGCGTTCAGCAGTGAAATGAGTGCCATG agagtGGACTCTGACTCGGAGGAGTCAGTGGGGCCTCGGAGGAGGGGCCGTCGGTCCCAGACCCTGAAGGTGGCCATGAAGTTCCCCACAAGGAGGGCCATCCAGAAGACCACTGCAGCAGAGCCCCCTAAACAGCCCAAAGTCTCTACCAAACAGACCAAAAAAGAGTCTGAGTCCGACTCCAAGGAGGGAGACAACTTCATGGACAAGAGAGCGCTTAACATCAGGGAGAACAAAGCAATG CTTGCAAAGCTGATGGCAGAACTCAACAAAATACCTGGCTTCCCCAGAAGAACATCCCTGCCTATGATGAATACG CCTCGCCGTGCCCCCCGCCAGTCTCTGGGAGCCTCAGGACCCCACAGGAGGAACCCTGAACGCACCTCTCGGCCCCACACTCGCTCCCGCACCCTGTTGGACGGCCCCCCCAGCCCCCctccagaggaagaggaggacaagTTCAGCCTGGTGCGCAGGAGCCGCTACTACGAGGAGGTGGATGAGGCG AAGGCGCCCCGTCGGCGCAGCTACAACGGGGTGCTGTCCATTCCTCATGTAATGCGGCCTGTGGAGGACATCTCCCAGATGGAGCTGGACCTGATCGCCAACAACGTGGGGGAGAAGGTGTACAACAGCTCCACT GGATCCACTTGCCACCAGTGCCGCCAGAAGACAACCGACACCAAGACCAACTGCCGTAACCCAGAGTGTGTGGGAGTGAGGGGTCAGTTCTGTGGCCCATGTCTCCGTAACCGCTACGGAGAGGAGGTCCGAGATGCCCTTCTGGATCCT GTGGACAGAAGTTTCTAG